The DNA window GTCGAAGAGCGCGCCCACCACATCCCGGAACACGCCGGGATCGCCGAAAAAAGCCGCGCGCGCGCAGGCGGCGAGAAAGCCCAGAAAGAAAAACGCGGCCCAGATCCTGTTCAGCATGACGCCTCCCGATCGCATCTTAGCGGACCGGAACGGGCCTTGTCATGGGGGAATCGGACCGGCCGAGCCGGCGGAGAACGCCGGCGGCGGATTGCCCCCTCCGATCCGGTTCTGTATCACCGGCCGGGATCGTTCCGCGGCGGCGGATCGGGCGGTCCACCGGGGCACCCCGAGAGAGAACCAACCCTTAGCCTCTATATTTCAATTACTTGCGGAATCCAATCTCGGGTGTGAACGCGCCTCGCTCCTCTCCGTTCTTCTCCGGAGAACCGAGAAAAAGAGTGGATGAACAAACGGAAAAGGTGCGCTAAACTCATTGGGTTCGATTCTAAAATTCAGGTACGGGACAAGGCTCAGAGTAAGGAGAAAAGCTCAATGTCCTTCGACACCAAAGCGTTCATGGAGTATGTGAAAGCGAAAAACCCGGCGGAGGCGGAATTCCACCAGGCCGTCGAGGAAGTCTTTGAATCTCTCGAGAGTGTTTGGAAGAAGCACCCCGAGTACGTCGAGGCGCGGATTCCCGAGCGGATCGTCGAGCCGGAGCGGGTCATCCTCTTCCGTGTTCCCTGGATCGACGACAAAGGGAAGATCCAGGTCAACCGCGGCTTCCGGATCGAGATGAACAGCGCCATCGGCCCCTACAAGGGCGGCCTCCGTTTCCATCCGAGCGTGAACCTCGGCATCCTCAAGTTCCTCGCCTTCGAGCAGGTGTTCAAGAACAGCCTGACCACGCTCCCGATGGGCGGCGGCAAGGGCGGTTCCGATTTCGACCCGAAGGGGAAATCGGACGGCGAAGTGATGCGGTTCTGCCAGAGCTTCATGACCGAACTGCAGCGCCATATCGGCC is part of the Candidatus Eisenbacteria bacterium genome and encodes:
- a CDS encoding glutamate dehydrogenase (converts 2-oxoglutarate to glutamate; in Escherichia coli this enzyme plays a role in glutamate synthesis when the cell is under energy restriction; uses NADPH; forms a homohexamer), whose protein sequence is MSFDTKAFMEYVKAKNPAEAEFHQAVEEVFESLESVWKKHPEYVEARIPERIVEPERVILFRVPWIDDKGKIQVNRGFRIEMNSAIGPYKGGLRFHPSVNLGILKFLAFEQVFKNSLTTLPMGGGKGGSDFDPKGKSDGEVMRFCQSFMTELQRHIGPDTDVPAGDIGVGGREIGFLFGQYKRIRNEFTGVLTGKGL